In one window of Ruminococcus albus AD2013 DNA:
- a CDS encoding glycoside hydrolase family 5 protein, which translates to MDKIKLITLITVLAMASSGLVSCGQGNGKDTSKAEKDTASSAAENTADSEALPDGGETSPAAGDLARSGEVRDISAMELVGEMKTGWNLGNSLDATGAPGNASEVNWGNPKTTKEMIDSVYNKGFDVIRIPVTWGGHVGDGPDYKIDDEWIARVQEVVNYAYDDGAYVIINSHHEEDWRIPDNEHIDAVDEKTAAIWKQVAERFKDYGDHLIFEGLNEPRVKGSPQEWNGGTEEGRRCVDRLNKTFLDTVRATGGNNEKRLLLMTTYASSSMSNVIKDTAIPEDDHIGFSIHAYTPYAFTYNANADWELFHWDDSHDGELVSLMTNLKENYLDKGIPVIITEYGAVNKDNNDEDRAKWVSSYIEYAELLGGIPCVWWDNGYYSSGNELFGIFDRNTCTWFTDTVTDAIIENAK; encoded by the coding sequence ATGGATAAAATAAAACTCATAACACTGATAACCGTCCTCGCAATGGCTTCATCGGGACTTGTATCCTGCGGTCAGGGGAACGGAAAAGATACTTCAAAGGCTGAAAAGGATACCGCTTCTTCTGCCGCTGAAAACACAGCTGACAGTGAAGCCTTGCCTGACGGCGGCGAGACTTCACCCGCAGCAGGCGATCTTGCCAGAAGCGGAGAGGTAAGGGACATATCCGCCATGGAACTTGTAGGCGAGATGAAAACAGGCTGGAATCTTGGCAACTCCCTCGATGCAACAGGTGCGCCGGGCAACGCTTCGGAAGTAAACTGGGGCAACCCCAAAACTACCAAGGAAATGATAGATTCGGTATATAACAAAGGCTTCGATGTTATACGCATACCCGTTACCTGGGGCGGTCACGTCGGGGACGGACCCGACTACAAGATCGACGATGAATGGATAGCCCGCGTGCAGGAGGTAGTAAACTATGCATACGATGACGGCGCATACGTCATCATCAACTCCCATCACGAGGAAGACTGGCGTATCCCCGATAACGAGCATATCGATGCAGTTGACGAAAAGACAGCCGCTATCTGGAAACAGGTAGCAGAGCGATTCAAGGATTACGGCGACCACCTGATATTCGAGGGTCTCAACGAACCCCGGGTAAAAGGCTCACCACAGGAATGGAACGGCGGCACCGAAGAAGGCAGACGCTGTGTTGACAGGCTCAACAAGACTTTCCTTGATACAGTCCGTGCAACAGGCGGCAATAACGAGAAGCGCCTTCTGCTGATGACCACCTATGCATCATCGAGTATGAGCAATGTCATAAAGGATACAGCTATACCCGAGGACGACCATATCGGTTTCTCGATACACGCTTATACCCCCTACGCATTTACATATAATGCAAATGCTGACTGGGAGCTTTTCCACTGGGATGATTCCCATGACGGTGAATTGGTATCTCTGATGACCAATCTGAAAGAGAATTATCTTGATAAGGGTATACCCGTTATTATCACCGAATACGGCGCTGTCAATAAGGACAACAACGACGAAGACCGTGCAAAATGGGTATCCAGCTATATCGAATATGCCGAGCTGCTTGGCGGCATACCCTGCGTATGGTGGGATAACGGATACTATTCATCGGGCAATGAGCTTTTCGGTATCTTTGACAGAAACACCTGCACATGGTTCACCGATACAGTTACCGATGCGATAATCGAAAATGCCAAATAA
- the bglS gene encoding beta-glucanase: MRVKRIVSLLTAAAISASMMMTANAAQRFNGSYFGSGFDSYEWGTMEASDGWSNGGMFDCTWSKNNVQFSGGKMNLSITGNSWQGYKGAEYRTTQTFGFGMYDVSMKPIKNDGVVSSFFTYTGPSDGTVWDEIDIEFLGKNTNQVQFNYYTKGQGNHEYLYNLGFDASQSFHQYGFYWDKSSITWYVDKKPVYTAYRDIPQTPGKIMMNVWNGKGVDEWLNHYNGRAPLTAQYDWISYTAPNGNTQKQSSNNNQNNNNNNNNNQQQNNNNNNNNNNSGNFNSKQKYAIKSVNSGKALDVSWGSKDDGANVLQYRYSGYENQKWYLEKQWDGYYVIKCANSGKVLDVAWGSKNDGANVQQCSANGGDAQKWELRKVGSNYALINKGSGKALDVEGKSKNDNANVLQWRYTGGANQLWSIEAVY, encoded by the coding sequence ATGAGAGTTAAGAGGATCGTAAGTTTACTGACAGCAGCAGCTATTTCAGCAAGCATGATGATGACTGCAAATGCAGCACAGCGCTTCAACGGCAGCTATTTCGGCTCGGGTTTTGACAGCTACGAGTGGGGCACTATGGAGGCTTCCGACGGCTGGTCAAACGGCGGAATGTTCGACTGCACCTGGAGCAAGAACAATGTTCAGTTCTCGGGCGGCAAGATGAACCTTTCCATCACAGGCAACAGCTGGCAGGGCTACAAGGGTGCTGAGTACCGTACCACCCAGACTTTCGGATTCGGTATGTATGATGTGAGCATGAAGCCTATCAAGAACGACGGCGTTGTAAGCTCCTTCTTCACCTACACAGGTCCTTCGGACGGCACTGTATGGGACGAGATAGACATCGAGTTCCTTGGAAAGAACACCAATCAGGTACAGTTCAACTACTACACCAAGGGTCAGGGCAACCACGAGTATCTTTACAATCTGGGCTTTGACGCTTCTCAGAGCTTCCACCAGTACGGTTTCTACTGGGACAAATCCAGCATTACATGGTATGTTGACAAGAAGCCTGTATACACAGCTTACAGGGATATCCCCCAGACACCCGGCAAGATTATGATGAACGTATGGAACGGCAAGGGCGTTGATGAGTGGCTCAACCACTATAACGGCAGAGCTCCTCTGACTGCGCAGTATGACTGGATATCCTATACTGCTCCCAACGGCAATACCCAGAAGCAGAGCAGCAATAATAACCAGAACAACAATAATAACAATAACAACAATCAGCAGCAGAACAATAACAACAATAATAACAATAATAACAGCGGCAATTTCAACAGCAAGCAGAAGTACGCTATCAAGTCTGTTAACAGCGGCAAGGCTCTGGACGTAAGCTGGGGCAGCAAGGACGACGGCGCTAACGTTCTTCAGTACAGATACAGCGGTTACGAGAACCAGAAATGGTATCTTGAAAAGCAGTGGGACGGCTACTATGTTATCAAGTGCGCTAACAGCGGCAAGGTTCTTGATGTGGCATGGGGCAGCAAGAATGACGGCGCAAACGTTCAGCAGTGCAGCGCGAATGGCGGTGACGCACAGAAGTGGGAGCTGAGAAAAGTCGGCAGCAACTATGCGCTCATCAACAAGGGAAGCGGCAAGGCTCTGGACGTTGAAGGCAAGTCCAAGAACGACAATGCAAACGTTCTCCAGTGGAGATACACAGGCGGTGCAAACCAGCTCTGGAGCATTGAAGCAGTGTATTGA
- a CDS encoding HpcH/HpaI aldolase/citrate lyase family protein — translation MRHHLYNPDFNFVRPPEDFNKYTDRELLQYCLGATMYMPGTKDFTPKILSGAMPGLTTVVLCFEDACPEESVEAAEQNVYRLLDTLAFATEEGTLSPDNIPLIFVRTRNPEQFRHFAAGLNKRRSKALCGINFPKFSAENGEEYFAYLKELNEKLEDVLYGMPIIESPEVAYKESRMTELLGIKDILDRYRDLVLQVRVGGTDFSSVFGVRRGVDHSIYDILTVRECLCDIINVCGRNNDYVISGPVWEYFRAPKELMFGELPTHSLDDCLLKRHTIVNNEVDGLLREVILDKANGFIGRTVIHPSHVRFVNALMAVTKEEYDDACMILGNKAGGVVKGSGSNKMNEIRPHTNWAVKIYMRARAFGVIENQRAYVKLFSEDGTN, via the coding sequence ATGCGTCATCATCTCTATAACCCCGATTTTAATTTCGTCCGTCCGCCCGAGGACTTCAATAAATATACCGACAGAGAACTTTTGCAGTATTGTCTCGGTGCTACGATGTATATGCCCGGCACCAAGGATTTCACCCCGAAGATACTCAGCGGTGCAATGCCGGGTCTTACCACCGTAGTGCTGTGCTTTGAGGATGCCTGTCCCGAGGAAAGCGTTGAAGCCGCCGAGCAGAACGTCTACCGCCTGCTGGATACCTTGGCATTTGCCACCGAAGAAGGTACGCTTTCCCCCGATAACATACCCCTGATATTCGTCCGCACAAGAAACCCCGAACAGTTCAGGCACTTCGCCGCAGGGCTGAACAAGCGCAGGTCTAAGGCGCTTTGCGGCATCAACTTCCCGAAATTCAGTGCAGAGAACGGTGAGGAATATTTCGCCTACCTGAAAGAACTCAACGAAAAGCTTGAGGATGTCCTCTACGGTATGCCGATAATCGAAAGCCCCGAGGTAGCCTACAAAGAAAGCCGCATGACCGAACTTCTCGGCATAAAGGATATCCTCGACAGATACCGCGACCTGGTATTGCAGGTGCGTGTGGGCGGCACAGATTTTTCCTCGGTATTCGGCGTAAGGCGCGGCGTTGACCATTCAATATACGATATACTCACCGTCCGCGAATGTCTGTGCGACATCATAAACGTCTGCGGCAGAAACAATGACTACGTAATATCGGGACCCGTATGGGAATACTTCCGCGCCCCGAAAGAGCTTATGTTCGGCGAACTGCCTACACACAGCCTTGATGACTGCCTGCTGAAAAGACACACCATCGTCAATAACGAGGTAGATGGTCTTCTCAGAGAAGTAATACTCGACAAAGCAAACGGCTTCATCGGCAGAACGGTCATTCACCCCTCCCATGTCAGGTTCGTAAACGCCCTCATGGCTGTCACCAAAGAGGAATACGACGATGCCTGCATGATACTGGGCAATAAAGCAGGCGGCGTGGTAAAAGGCTCGGGCAGCAACAAGATGAACGAGATACGTCCACATACCAACTGGGCAGTGAAAATATACATGAGAGCCCGTGCCTTCGGCGTTATCGAAAACCAGAGGGCTTATGTAAAACTGTTTTCCGAAGACGGCACCAACTGA
- a CDS encoding phospholipase D-like domain-containing protein, with the protein MKMRLASFVIAALMLCGCGHVSDAGSKGTSAVESLSSAAEITSDVRSDESSQAVKAYIRPDMPMYLSQQQEVLERAGDRFYLLTNCRYPVYENTEVSYFPTGERFYEALLEELSKAEETIFLEYFIVRNGEMLDGILDILTEKIAAGVDVRLICDGFQQNDAFCEEMKSYGIDCRLYREPDRVSINERDHRKLAVIDGKVAFMGGANLADEYINVDSPYGRWKDAAILMRGDAVRSCTELFFEQWESGAELENCPEYLERSEPAVAEGFVMPYGESPYDGEDAAREIYLEIIDSAEDYLYITAPYLNIDDEVEDAICSAAERGVDVIVIVPGVPDKLYMELIARTHYERMVGAGVKLYRFKPGFIHSKVFVSDDHVATVGSVNLNSRSFYCDFECGAVLTNVPCIADIKADILDTLWECELITEDKIIPLTAGEEVRAAMMANLNGMM; encoded by the coding sequence ATGAAAATGAGACTGGCATCATTCGTTATTGCGGCACTTATGCTTTGCGGCTGCGGTCATGTGAGTGACGCAGGCAGTAAGGGAACATCTGCGGTGGAGAGTTTATCTTCTGCGGCGGAGATCACTTCTGATGTGAGATCAGATGAGAGTTCTCAGGCAGTAAAGGCATATATCAGACCCGATATGCCCATGTATCTCTCTCAGCAGCAGGAGGTACTTGAAAGGGCGGGAGACCGCTTTTATCTTCTGACTAACTGCCGTTACCCCGTTTATGAGAATACCGAGGTCAGCTATTTCCCCACGGGAGAAAGGTTTTATGAGGCTTTGCTGGAGGAACTTTCTAAGGCGGAAGAGACCATATTCCTTGAATATTTCATAGTCAGAAACGGCGAGATGCTGGACGGCATACTTGATATCCTTACGGAGAAGATCGCCGCAGGGGTAGATGTAAGGCTGATATGCGACGGCTTTCAGCAGAACGACGCTTTCTGCGAAGAAATGAAGTCATACGGCATAGACTGTCGACTTTACCGCGAACCCGACCGTGTCAGCATCAACGAGCGTGATCACCGCAAGCTGGCTGTTATCGACGGAAAGGTGGCTTTCATGGGTGGCGCTAATCTGGCTGACGAGTATATCAATGTTGATTCCCCCTACGGACGGTGGAAAGATGCGGCTATACTCATGCGGGGCGATGCTGTGCGAAGCTGTACCGAGCTTTTCTTTGAGCAGTGGGAGAGCGGTGCTGAGCTTGAAAACTGTCCGGAATATCTGGAAAGATCGGAGCCTGCGGTGGCTGAGGGATTTGTGATGCCCTATGGTGAATCGCCCTATGACGGTGAGGACGCGGCGCGGGAGATATATCTGGAGATAATTGATTCGGCTGAGGATTATCTGTACATCACAGCACCGTACCTGAATATTGACGATGAAGTCGAGGACGCCATATGTTCGGCGGCGGAGCGGGGCGTTGATGTTATAGTAATAGTGCCCGGTGTGCCTGACAAGCTATATATGGAGCTTATTGCCCGCACACATTATGAGCGTATGGTGGGTGCGGGGGTAAAGCTTTACAGATTCAAGCCCGGGTTCATACATTCAAAGGTGTTTGTCAGCGATGACCATGTGGCTACGGTGGGAAGTGTGAATCTCAACAGCCGAAGCTTTTACTGTGATTTTGAATGTGGTGCTGTTCTGACGAATGTTCCCTGCATAGCGGATATCAAGGCGGATATCCTTGATACGCTGTGGGAGTGTGAGCTTATCACCGAGGATAAGATCATTCCTCTGACTGCGGGGGAAGAGGTCCGTGCCGCAATGATGGCAAATCTGAACGGTATGATGTAA
- the asnA gene encoding aspartate--ammonia ligase, which yields MSKSLYLPEGYTSALSLRETQHAIKYIKDVFQQALSIQLMLDRVSAPLIVRQGSGINDDLNGVERKVDFDIKEIEGKAEVVQSLAKWKRMALYRYGYQAGEGIYTDMNAIRRDDDTDNLHSIFVDQWDWEKVIRRDQRTEDFLKDTVKCVVKAIVYTKRKVSLRYPQLKNTVSEDVFFVTTQELEDMYPDKTSKERERLITKEHGTVFIMKIGGKLKSGKKHDGRAPDYDDWSLNGDIFFWNEVLDNAIEISSMGIRVDENSLASQLKEAGAEDRMQYDYHKMIANGTLPLTIGGGIGQSRLCMLLLEKAHIGEVQSSIWPEDMIEKCAAKGITLL from the coding sequence ATGTCAAAATCACTTTATCTGCCCGAGGGCTATACCTCGGCACTGTCGCTGAGAGAAACTCAGCACGCTATCAAGTACATAAAAGATGTATTCCAGCAGGCACTTTCCATACAGCTTATGCTGGACAGAGTATCCGCACCCCTTATTGTAAGACAGGGCAGCGGTATAAATGACGACCTCAACGGCGTTGAGCGCAAGGTTGATTTCGATATCAAGGAGATAGAAGGCAAGGCTGAGGTAGTACAGTCACTGGCAAAGTGGAAGAGAATGGCTCTCTACCGCTACGGCTATCAGGCAGGCGAGGGCATATACACCGATATGAACGCTATCCGCCGCGATGACGATACCGACAACCTCCACTCCATCTTCGTTGACCAGTGGGACTGGGAAAAAGTCATCAGACGTGACCAGCGCACCGAGGATTTCCTCAAAGATACCGTTAAGTGCGTAGTCAAGGCGATAGTATATACCAAGAGAAAAGTCAGCCTGAGATATCCCCAGCTGAAAAATACAGTAAGCGAAGACGTATTCTTTGTGACCACACAGGAACTTGAAGATATGTACCCCGACAAGACCTCCAAGGAGAGAGAAAGACTCATCACCAAGGAACACGGTACAGTATTCATCATGAAGATAGGCGGCAAGCTGAAGAGCGGCAAAAAGCACGACGGCAGAGCCCCCGACTACGATGACTGGTCACTGAACGGCGATATCTTCTTCTGGAATGAGGTACTTGACAACGCTATCGAGATATCCTCCATGGGTATCCGTGTTGACGAGAATTCCCTTGCATCACAGCTGAAAGAAGCAGGCGCTGAGGACAGGATGCAGTATGACTATCACAAGATGATAGCAAACGGCACACTCCCCCTGACCATCGGCGGCGGTATCGGTCAGTCCAGACTTTGTATGCTTCTGCTTGAAAAGGCACACATCGGTGAGGTACAGTCCAGCATCTGGCCCGAGGATATGATCGAAAAGTGCGCTGCAAAGGGTATCACACTGCTTTGA
- a CDS encoding CAP domain-containing protein, translating into MIKKMIALVLAMVMSAGCISASAATFRGADINGDSKINVTDLVRMAAFVKGKRTMSTSAQKKADLNGDGKINITDIVMQAAFIKGGKTSGQKTNRDLADELAVLVNKERRSRGLKAYVYSSELSAAAAKRAQEISKSYGHNRPDGRECFTVLAEYGISVTSAGENIAYGFDTARSACDAFMNSAPHRSSILDANKTYMGMGAYRASDGTTYWAQLFASGSGMSGKQV; encoded by the coding sequence ATGATAAAAAAGATGATCGCATTAGTTCTTGCAATGGTCATGTCGGCGGGCTGTATATCGGCGAGCGCTGCGACATTCCGCGGTGCGGATATCAACGGAGACAGCAAGATCAATGTCACTGATCTGGTGAGAATGGCTGCATTTGTCAAGGGCAAAAGGACGATGAGCACAAGTGCTCAGAAGAAAGCCGATCTCAACGGTGACGGTAAGATCAATATCACTGATATAGTGATGCAGGCTGCTTTTATCAAAGGCGGCAAAACGTCAGGTCAGAAAACCAATCGGGACCTTGCCGATGAGCTGGCTGTTCTGGTGAACAAGGAACGCCGTTCGAGAGGGCTCAAAGCCTATGTATATTCATCGGAACTCAGTGCGGCTGCGGCGAAGCGTGCGCAGGAGATATCAAAGTCGTACGGACACAATCGTCCTGACGGCAGGGAGTGTTTCACGGTGCTTGCCGAATACGGCATATCTGTGACATCTGCGGGTGAGAACATAGCTTACGGATTTGATACTGCCCGGAGCGCGTGTGATGCTTTCATGAATTCGGCGCCCCATCGTTCGAGCATACTTGACGCAAACAAGACTTACATGGGCATGGGTGCTTACCGTGCCTCTGACGGGACCACATACTGGGCTCAGCTGTTCGCAAGCGGCAGCGGTATGTCGGGAAAACAGGTATAA
- the asnS gene encoding asparagine--tRNA ligase, which yields MKHIDIKEVLTNKELIGQQVTVCGWVRTSRNSKNVAFVELNDGTSLKNIQIVIDKADDPDYKDIPRVGCSLKVTGALVEGRNAAEINVTPADITLLGDCPQDYPLQKKGHTLEFLRTMPHLRGRTNTFNAVMRIRSVLAQAIHQYYQERNFVYVNTPLITGSDCEGAGEMFRVTTIGYSNEYKTEDDYDAADFFGRRAGLSVSGQLEGEMAATAMGKIYTFGPSFRAENSNTPKHLAEFWHVEPEIAFAELEDVIEVAEDMVKHVIGTVLEKCPDEIAFFDAHFEKGLKARLEELISHEFGRVTYTEAIELLKKSGEKFVYPVDWGCDLQTEHERYLSEKVFKKAVFVTDYPKDIKSFYMKQNPDGKTVAAVDLLVPGVGEIIGGSEREADYDKLIAAMKERNMNLDLYSDYLDLRKFGTVPHGGFGLGFERLIMYVTGVQNIRDVIMFPRTVGSIR from the coding sequence ATGAAACATATCGACATTAAGGAAGTACTTACAAACAAGGAACTTATCGGACAGCAGGTAACAGTCTGCGGTTGGGTAAGAACATCCAGAAATTCAAAGAACGTGGCTTTCGTTGAACTCAACGACGGCACATCACTGAAAAATATCCAGATAGTTATCGACAAGGCTGACGACCCCGATTATAAGGATATCCCCCGTGTGGGCTGTTCCCTGAAAGTTACAGGCGCTCTTGTTGAAGGCAGAAACGCCGCCGAGATAAATGTTACCCCCGCAGATATCACTCTGCTTGGCGACTGCCCCCAGGATTATCCTCTGCAGAAGAAGGGTCACACCCTGGAATTCCTGCGTACAATGCCCCATCTCCGCGGCAGAACAAATACCTTCAACGCAGTTATGAGGATACGTTCCGTACTGGCACAGGCTATCCATCAGTATTATCAGGAGAGAAACTTCGTTTACGTCAACACCCCTCTGATAACAGGTTCAGACTGTGAGGGCGCAGGCGAGATGTTCCGCGTAACAACCATCGGCTACTCCAACGAGTACAAGACCGAGGACGATTACGATGCAGCTGATTTCTTCGGCAGAAGAGCAGGACTTTCCGTTTCTGGTCAGCTTGAGGGCGAAATGGCTGCTACCGCAATGGGTAAGATATACACCTTCGGTCCCTCTTTCAGAGCAGAGAACTCCAACACCCCCAAGCACCTTGCTGAGTTCTGGCACGTTGAGCCCGAGATAGCTTTCGCTGAACTGGAAGACGTTATTGAAGTAGCCGAGGATATGGTAAAGCACGTTATCGGTACCGTACTTGAAAAGTGCCCCGATGAGATAGCTTTCTTTGACGCACACTTTGAAAAGGGTCTGAAAGCAAGACTTGAAGAACTCATCAGCCACGAATTCGGCAGAGTTACTTATACCGAGGCTATCGAACTCCTGAAAAAGTCGGGCGAAAAGTTCGTATATCCCGTTGACTGGGGCTGCGACCTCCAGACCGAGCACGAGAGATACCTCTCCGAAAAGGTATTCAAGAAGGCTGTATTCGTTACCGATTACCCCAAGGATATCAAGAGCTTCTACATGAAGCAGAACCCCGACGGCAAGACCGTTGCAGCAGTTGACCTCCTTGTTCCCGGTGTCGGCGAGATAATCGGCGGCAGCGAGAGAGAGGCTGATTACGATAAGCTCATCGCCGCTATGAAGGAGAGAAATATGAACCTCGACCTGTACAGCGATTACCTCGACCTGAGAAAGTTCGGTACCGTACCTCACGGCGGCTTCGGTCTGGGCTTTGAAAGACTTATCATGTACGTAACAGGCGTTCAGAACATCAGAGACGTAATTATGTTCCCCAGAACAGTTGGTTCTATCAGATAA
- a CDS encoding dockerin type I repeat-containing protein — MRKMLAGILAVTMTFSGAVLPGEQVWKSAGVISASAVTLDSPKTLTSDMTVSGSVQTNSDIILNGHTLTINGDLYMTAGMLDIGTGKLVVKGNLYIGKEYESSYAYIRMQNSSASITVTGDLIWNVNSKMTNTVGRRGWYTYDLITAGTINVGGNVYDYISTESNHNAFTMMGTSVLNLNGSGIQTIKCSYQGELAKITVTDNRTIDMEGYFYSTTPLVSDLNIRTQNGLKITTMAMGGKTVSITGDVTQFERDIELGGGTLNITGTFTAEGGMTKLGGGKLNVNGDYRIARVTSRGELVSTEAGLDMTNSNDVVNVSGDFIIMTYSYATTSKVTMNAGKVYVGGNFESDTSKITFGSGNTVYMNGTAPQTVKLTNRKKIYNLVLGQDISKYNSDIANYAVNLVTNQTRITADAVTLSASSYVYDGTAKQPSVTVKVGSKTLTKDTDYTAVYSDNTAAGTAYVTIRGMGAYTGSVTKNFTISKKSISNLTMDLSQTSYTYDGTAKKPKVTVKDGSRTLVSGTDYSVSYSNNTNVGTASVTVTGKGNYTGTASLSFRIVKKGESNTIVKGDVNGDGSITITDITKAAAHAKGKKLLSAEEQQRADINGDGVVNVTDITRIAAHVKGKKLLN; from the coding sequence ATGAGAAAAATGCTGGCTGGCATCTTGGCTGTCACGATGACTTTTTCGGGAGCAGTACTGCCCGGAGAACAGGTATGGAAAAGCGCGGGGGTAATAAGCGCATCTGCTGTGACCTTGGATTCACCCAAGACCCTTACATCGGACATGACCGTATCTGGTTCGGTGCAAACGAACAGTGATATCATACTCAACGGACATACTCTTACTATCAACGGCGACCTGTACATGACAGCAGGTATGCTGGATATCGGAACGGGTAAACTGGTGGTAAAGGGCAACCTGTATATAGGCAAGGAATATGAAAGTTCCTATGCGTATATCAGGATGCAGAATTCATCGGCATCAATAACAGTTACGGGTGATCTTATCTGGAACGTAAATTCCAAAATGACAAACACCGTAGGCAGGCGCGGCTGGTATACCTATGACCTCATCACTGCGGGTACGATAAATGTTGGTGGTAATGTATACGACTATATTTCTACTGAAAGCAATCATAATGCCTTCACTATGATGGGTACCTCCGTGCTGAACCTCAATGGCTCGGGCATACAGACTATAAAGTGTTCATACCAGGGAGAGCTGGCAAAGATCACTGTCACTGATAACAGAACGATCGATATGGAGGGCTATTTCTACTCAACGACACCGCTCGTCTCAGATCTGAACATCAGAACACAGAATGGTCTGAAGATCACCACAATGGCGATGGGCGGAAAGACTGTATCCATAACAGGTGATGTGACCCAGTTTGAAAGGGATATCGAACTAGGCGGAGGAACGCTGAATATTACAGGAACTTTCACAGCTGAGGGCGGTATGACAAAGCTTGGAGGCGGAAAACTGAATGTCAACGGAGATTACAGGATAGCCAGAGTCACCAGCAGAGGAGAGCTTGTATCGACAGAAGCAGGTCTTGATATGACGAACAGCAATGATGTCGTTAATGTCAGCGGAGACTTTATCATAATGACTTATTCGTATGCTACTACAAGCAAAGTAACCATGAATGCGGGCAAGGTGTATGTCGGCGGTAATTTTGAAAGCGATACGAGTAAAATAACATTCGGTTCGGGCAATACTGTTTATATGAACGGTACTGCTCCCCAGACGGTCAAGCTTACAAACCGCAAGAAGATATATAATCTGGTGCTTGGGCAAGATATTTCTAAATATAACTCCGATATAGCCAACTATGCCGTAAATCTTGTGACCAATCAAACCAGGATAACTGCTGATGCAGTTACCCTCAGTGCTTCTTCCTATGTGTACGACGGCACAGCTAAACAGCCGTCAGTAACAGTAAAGGTAGGTTCAAAAACTCTCACAAAAGACACTGATTACACGGCCGTATACTCCGATAATACCGCTGCCGGCACAGCTTACGTTACGATAAGAGGTATGGGTGCATACACCGGTTCCGTAACCAAGAATTTTACCATAAGCAAAAAAAGCATCAGCAATCTGACCATGGATCTTTCGCAGACGAGCTATACCTACGATGGTACAGCCAAAAAACCGAAAGTCACCGTAAAGGATGGCAGCAGAACACTTGTCAGCGGCACCGACTACTCCGTTTCGTATTCAAACAACACAAATGTCGGTACAGCTTCCGTGACTGTCACAGGTAAGGGAAACTATACAGGTACCGCATCGTTATCATTCAGGATCGTAAAAAAAGGCGAGAGTAATACCATAGTCAAAGGCGATGTTAACGGCGATGGCTCGATAACAATCACCGATATCACCAAGGCAGCTGCACACGCCAAAGGCAAAAAACTTCTCTCAGCAGAAGAACAGCAGCGTGCAGACATTAATGGTGACGGAGTGGTAAATGTTACCGATATTACTAGGATCGCAGCACACGTAAAAGGCAAAAAGCTTTTGAATTAG
- a CDS encoding AraC family transcriptional regulator yields the protein MRITNVGCNHWHDADFFIDRPEGSGDYLLLLLKTSAVFVSDRGEMTAEAGSFILFKAGTPQYYRASGARFGNDWFHFLPESSEDENFLKELDIPFDTPVKIDSLSELTVFISMMCNEHYSGGIYSTDTCDLLVKLFFLKLSDKLHRTGERGMGSGYEKMSVLRAKIYNDPARRWNIEELAHEMTMSRSSFQHSYKRLFGVTPMSDVIAARIERSEYLLSSTSYSVSRIAQMCGYSSDIHFVRQFRKVKGESPTEYRTKVKSDR from the coding sequence GTGCGTATAACGAATGTGGGCTGTAATCACTGGCATGACGCGGATTTTTTCATAGACCGTCCCGAGGGTTCGGGGGATTATCTTTTACTGCTTTTGAAGACCTCGGCGGTATTTGTTTCCGATAGGGGAGAGATGACTGCGGAGGCAGGTTCATTTATTCTATTCAAAGCGGGGACTCCCCAGTACTACCGTGCTTCGGGGGCGCGGTTCGGGAACGACTGGTTCCATTTTCTGCCCGAAAGCAGTGAGGACGAGAATTTTCTGAAAGAGCTGGATATACCATTTGATACCCCTGTGAAGATAGACAGTCTTTCGGAACTGACAGTATTCATCAGTATGATGTGCAACGAGCATTATTCGGGTGGGATATACTCCACTGATACCTGCGACCTGCTGGTGAAGCTGTTTTTTCTGAAATTGAGCGACAAGCTTCACAGGACGGGAGAAAGGGGCATGGGCAGCGGCTACGAGAAGATGTCGGTGCTGAGGGCGAAGATATACAACGATCCTGCCCGCAGGTGGAATATCGAGGAACTTGCCCACGAGATGACAATGAGCCGTTCATCGTTCCAGCACAGCTACAAAAGGCTTTTCGGGGTGACACCAATGAGCGATGTTATCGCGGCGCGTATCGAAAGATCGGAGTATCTGCTGTCTTCCACGAGTTACAGCGTCAGCAGGATAGCCCAGATGTGCGGGTATTCATCGGATATACATTTCGTAAGGCAGTTCCGTAAAGTCAAAGGTGAGAGCCCTACAGAATATCGGACTAAGGTGAAGAGCGATAGGTGA